The following are from one region of the Nicotiana tomentosiformis chromosome 7, ASM39032v3, whole genome shotgun sequence genome:
- the LOC138895521 gene encoding uncharacterized protein has protein sequence MVVPEMRSDSKEDLDDMVIASFIKARSKLVATPEPTPKQPTTRLQKKEALESPLKKSQRSQRKRKLVKDGKDVHKKVIHVVNVDEEVEEEPSSLTHKPSKKRHSLSQSKKNISISVESPTKSADAFSSEKFVEKSGDKTVKESGGKSDDEIVEDSDEHVPEKSVEKGKSTRKLVKRNVDVDEELGYSKKAKVDESQSSGKGRLRNQKVLWGRTFSPDIVELARMQQLVEICDFQQWTHLFTNDVSKVYEEEV, from the coding sequence ATGGTAGTGCCTGAGATGCGATCTGATAGTAAAGAAGATTTAGATGATATGGTGATTGCTAGCTTTATCAAGGCTAGGAGTAAGCTAGTTGCAACTCCAGAGCCAACCCCTAAGCAACCCACTACAAGGTTGCAAAAGAAGGAGGCTCTTGAGTCTCCTCTTAAGAAAAGTCAAAGGAGTCAAAGAAAGAGAAAGTTGGTGAAGGATGGAAAAGATGTACATAAAAAGGTCATTCATGTTGTCAATGTGGATGAGGAAGTAGAAGAGGAACCTAGTTCCTTGACTCACAAGCCCTCAAAAAAGAGGCACTCTCTATCCCAATCCAAAAAGAACATTTCTATAAGTGTTGAGAGTCCAACCAAGAGTGCCGATGCTTTTTCTAGTGAAAAGTTTGTGGAAAAATCTGGTGATAAGACAGTCAAAGAGAGTGGTGGAAAATCTGATGATGAAATAGTGGAAGATTCTGATGAACATGTGCCTGAAAAGTCAGTAGAGAAGGGAAAGTCTACTCGCAAGTTAGTGAAGAGAAACGTGGATGTTGACGAGGAACTTGGTTACTCCAAGAAAGCAAAAGTTGATGAATCCCAAAGTTCTGGGAAAGGAAGGTTGAGAAATCAGAAGGTACTGTGGGGCCGCACTTTTTCCCCTGACATTGTGGAGCTTGCTCGGATGCAGCAGTTAGTggaaatttgtgattttcaaCAATGGACTCATTTGTTTACAAATGATGTTTCAAAAGTGTATGAGGAGGAAGTGTAG